From Verrucomicrobiia bacterium:
GTTCGAGGGTGGCGACGATCCCACCGCCTGCAATGCCGGACGCTGGCTCTCCACCTTCCAAACCTCAAACCCTCGTCTGGCCGGGGAAATCCAGGCCATCGGCGAAGCCCATCGCACCTTCCACGCCACCGTCGGCGCCATCCGGCAGCACATCGTCGCCCATCAAGCTGAGGACGCCCTCGCCCTCTACGAACAAACCATGGTCCCGGCCATGCAGCAGGTCTTCCGTCACTTCGATGGCATCTCCGCGGTCGTGGCCGAAGTGTCCGCACTCACCGCCGAACTCGAGTCGGAGTCCCTCGGCATGCTCCGTAACGCCTCCGACTCCGCCAACTCCATCCTGGCCGAACTGGTCCGCATCAATCGGGATATCGCCGAGTCGGAGTCCCGTCTCGCCAGCAGCCAGGCCACCGCCACCGTTCGACTCAGCGTCGTGGCCATGATCCTCGGCTGCGCCATTGCCATCACCCTCGGTCTCCTCCTCACCCGCTCCATCACCCGCCCCATCCGCTCCGTCGCCGATCGCCTCTCCAGCGGCGCCGACCAGACCGTCTCCGCCTCCTCCCAAATCTCCAGCGCCAGCCAGTCCCTCGCCGACGGCGCCACCCAGCAGGCCGCCGCCCTCCAGGAGGTCAGCGCCTCCCTCGAGCAGATGGCCAGCATGACCCGGCGCAATGCCGATAGCGCCGGCGCCGCCAAAACCCTCGCCCTCCAGGCCCGCGAGGTCGCCGATTCCGGCACCGCCGATGTCCGCGAACTCACCACCTCCATGGCCGAAATCCAGCAGGCCGGCGATAACATCGCCAAGATCGTCAAAACCATCGAAGAGATCGCCTTCCAGACCAATATCCTTGCCCTGAACGCCGCCGTCGAAGCCGCCCGTGCCGGGGAGGCTGGCATGGGCTTCGCCGTCGTCGCCGAGGAGGTCCGCTCCCTCGCCCAGCGCAGCGCCCAGGCCGCCAACGAAACCGCCACCCGTATCGGCGATGCCATCGATAAAAGCGCCCGCGGCGCCCGCGTCGGAGGCAGGGTCGCCGATCGCCTGTCCGAAATCCTCGACAAGGCCCGTCAGGTGGACGACCGCGTCGCCGAAATCGCCAGCGCATGCCAAGAACAAAGCCAGGGCATCGCCCAGATCAACGATGCCGTCGCCCAGGTGGACCGCATCACCCAGGGAAATGCTGCCGGCGCCGAGGAAAGCGCCAGCGCCGCCGAAGAACTCAATGCCCAGGCCGAATCCCTCAAGTCCGCCGCCCAGGAACTCCTCTACCTGGTCAATGGCTCCCAGGCCATCCAAGCCGCTCACCGGATCCCAACCCCGACCGCACCCCGGCTTCCTGATCCTTCCCCGCGCTCAGCCTCCCCCCTCATCGCATCCCCAGCACCCCGGGCAGCCAGAGTGACAATCCCGGCACATAGGTGATGGCCAGCAGGGCCAACCCCAAGGCCCCCACAAACGGCACCGCAGCCCGACTCGCCCGCCCCAGTGTCACCCCTCCCACCCCGCAGCCGACAAACAGGCACGTCCCCACCGGCGGGGTGCATAGTCCAATGCATAGATTGGCGATCAGCATGATCCCGAAGTGAACCGGGTCCATCCCCAGCTCCGCCGCCACCGGACCCAGGATCGGCGTGAAAATCAGCACCGCCGGCGTCATGTCCATGAACGTCCCCACCGCCAGCAGCAGCAGGTTCATCCCCAGTAGCACCAGCACCGGACTGCCTGCCATCCCCAAGAGCCACGCGCTCGCCCTCGCCGGCACGTCTTCCAGCGCCAGGATCCATGACATCGCCATCGATGTCGCAATCAGCAGAAACACCACTCCGGTCGTCATCCCGGCCTGAACCAGGATCCCCGCCAGCTCCCGCCAACGCACCTCCCGGTACACCCCCAGCGTCAATGTCCCTGCGTACACCACCGCCACCGCCGCCGCCTCGGTCGCCGTAAATACCCCGCCAAGGATCCCCCCCAACACCACCCCGATCAGCGACAGGCTCAACGCCGCCCGCCCCAGTGCCCGACCCACGGCCGGTCGTTCCAATACCCCCAGCCCCGCCCCGGCCCCGCTCCCGCGCAGCGTCCACCACGCCGTCGCCATCAGCGCCGTCCCAAAGACCAGCCCAGGAACAATCCCCGCCGCAAACAGCGCCGCCACCGACACCGTCCCGCCCGCCGCCAGCGCATAGACAATCATGATATTGCTCGGCGGAATCAGCAGCCCCGTTGTCGCCCCCGTCACCGTCAACGCCACTCCCGTCTCCCGCCGGTACCCCCGCCGCTCCATCTCCGGCACCAGAAATCCCCCGATCGACGACACCGCCGCCGTCGCCGATCCGCTCACCGATCCGAACAGCATGCAGGACATCACATTCACCTGAGCCAGTCCGGCCGGGAACCGCCCCACCAGCGCCGCCGCCAGGTCCATCAGGCGTTGCGCCACCCCGCCCCGCGCCATCAGCAAGCCCGACAGGATGAAGAACGGGATCGCCAGCAGCGAGAAACTGCCCACCCCGGTCGCCATCCGCTCCGCCAGCGCCGCCGCCGCGATTTCCGGCGAGCCGATCGCCACCACCGCCGCCAGCCACGTCGCCAGGCAAATGGCCACCGCCACCGGCAC
This genomic window contains:
- a CDS encoding TRAP transporter large permease — its product is MISPVWVLAAGFVALLALNVPVAVAICLATWLAAVVAIGSPEIAAAALAERMATGVGSFSLLAIPFFILSGLLMARGGVAQRLMDLAAALVGRFPAGLAQVNVMSCMLFGSVSGSATAAVSSIGGFLVPEMERRGYRRETGVALTVTGATTGLLIPPSNIMIVYALAAGGTVSVAALFAAGIVPGLVFGTALMATAWWTLRGSGAGAGLGVLERPAVGRALGRAALSLSLIGVVLGGILGGVFTATEAAAVAVVYAGTLTLGVYREVRWRELAGILVQAGMTTGVVFLLIATSMAMSWILALEDVPARASAWLLGMAGSPVLVLLGMNLLLLAVGTFMDMTPAVLIFTPILGPVAAELGMDPVHFGIMLIANLCIGLCTPPVGTCLFVGCGVGGVTLGRASRAAVPFVGALGLALLAITYVPGLSLWLPGVLGMR